A window of Candidatus Methylomirabilota bacterium genomic DNA:
CTATTCCGCCAGTCCATACGACGCACAGCACGCGCGTTCACGGAAACCAGCCGTGCGTGACCGCCATGATTCCGCTGGCGCGAGACGACCGAGAACCCATTACACGAAGGCTGGAGGGGTCAACATCGCCTATCAGGTGTTGGGTGATGCGCCTCGAGATCTCGTGGTCGTGCCTGGCTGGATCGCGCATCTGGAGGCGGCCTGGGATGTTCCCGCGCATGCAGAATTCTACGAGCGCCTCGCATCGTTCTCCCGTCTGATCCTTTTCGACAGGCGGGGAACTGGCCTGTCCGATCGCGTGCCGGCGGACCAGTTGCCGACACTCGAGGAGCGGATGGACGACGTGCGGGCCGTCATGGATGCCGCCCAGTCCCGGCGGGCAGCCCTACTCGGAATCTCCGAAGGTGGCCCGATGTCCGCGCTGTTCGCCGCCACGTATCCGGAGCGGACGGCTGCGCTCATCATGTACGGCTCGTTCGCGCAGCTCGACCTCGAGGACAGCCTGGTCAAGCGCTGCGCCGGTTCTCCAGAAGAGTTCGAGACTCTGCTCGAGGAGCGCTGGGGGGAAGGATACCCCCCGTTCGAAGTGTCGGCGCCCAGTGTCGCGTCCGTACCGGCTGCCAGAGAGAGTTTCTACCGAAGGATGCGCGAGGGCGCCAGTCCGTCAGCCGCGGTGGCCATCTGGCGGATGGTGCGCCAGACCGACGCCAGACACGTGCTTCCCACGATCCACGTGCCCACGCTGATCCTGCATCGGGCCGGCGACCTCGTCGTCGGCGTGAGCCATGGTCGGTATCTCGCCGCGCATGTTCCCGGCGCGAAGTACGTGGAGCTCCCCGGCAGTGATCACGTCATCTACCTCGGCGATTCCAGCACGCTTGTCGGGGAGATCGAAGAATTCCTCACCGGCGAGCGACACGAACCCGATTCGGATCGGGTCCTGGCCACTGTGCTCTTCACGGACCTCGTCGGTTCGACGGCCCATGCCGTCAAGCTCGGTGACCGTGCCTGGCGTGAGCTGCTCGACCGTCATCACGCTCTGGTTCGCGCCGAGTTCGCGCGATTCCGGGGGCGCGAGGTCGACACGGCGGGTGACGGCGTCTTCGGGATCTTCGATGGACCGGGGCGGGCGATTCGATGCGCGCTGAGCATTCGCGATGCCGTCCGGTCCCTGGGTATCGACATTCGGGCCGGCTTGCATACTGGTGAGTGCGAGTTGATGGGGGCCAAGGTGGCGGGAATCGCCGTTCACATTGGAGCGCGCGTGATGGCGGAGGCTGGTCCAAGCGAAGTGCTGGTTTCACGTATGACCAGGGATCTGGTCGCTGGATCCCCATTTGTGTTTGAGGACCGCGGGACTCGAGCGCTAAAGGGCGTGCCGGGAACCTGGCCGCTGTTCGCAGTGGTGGGATGACGAGATCACGATCCGGCCCATCACGTACAGAGTGGAGACCGGCCATGCGCGCGGTGATCTACCTGCCGCTGTGCTCAGCCAGCACACAGCAGGGGCGGCAGACGCTGAATTGCGGGGAATAGCGGTTTAACGAAACTTAACCTCGAGGAGAGGAGGACCAGCATGCAACAGTACCTGTACCAGGTCGCCTACACCCCGGAGTCGCTGGCAGCCCAGATCAAGAACCCCCAGGACCGCCTAGAGTTAGTGGGCAAACAGTTGGCCGACGCCGTAGGCGCGAAAATCCTCGGCGGTGGTTACTCGTTCGGGGAGTACGACGTCTCGATCATCGTCGAGGCTGCGGACGACGTCACGATGGCTGCGGTCGCCATCGCCATCGCGGCGGGCGGCGCCGTCAAGGCAGCAAAGACCACGCCGCTGCTCAGCGGTCCTCAGTGGGTCGCCGCCCTGAAGAAGGCGCCTGCCGTCAGCGGCCAGTACCGGCCTGCCCGGTAAAGCATCGAGCGACCTCAGGCTGGAATCTTGAACTCGGGTCTCGGGCGTCCGGGACCCGAGCTTTCCTCGCTGAATTGCGGGGAATAGCGGTTTAACGAACTAAATCTGCCATCAAAGGTAGCCGTAGGAAGACCACCCTCCGTCCACGGTCAGGATCTCGCCGGTGATGAAGGACGCGGCGGATGAGGCCAAAAAGACTGCGACTTCACCAATTTCCTCAGGGGTGCCGATCCGCCCCATGGGGGTCCGCCGCGCGAGCTTGTCCGCGTCGACGATGCCCTTGGCGGTGAGCATCGTGATGAACTCGGTCTGGACATAACCCGGGGCGATGGCATTGACCCGCACCCCCCGGGCCGCCCACTCGATGGCCATGACCTTGGTCATCATGTTGAGTCCGGCCTTGGAGACGCAGTACGCGAGGCGCTGCGGGAAGGGCACGGTGCCGTTCATGCTGCTCACGTGGATGACGTTGCCGCTGCCCGCCGCCAGCATCCCCTGGACGATCTCCTGCGTCAGGACGAAGCAGCCGTTGAGGTTGAGGTCGAGCGTGTAGCGGTAGTCGGACTCGGCCAGGCTCTCTGAGGGCGCGACGCGCGGCTGACCCGCGTTGTTGACGAGGATGTCCACCGTGCCGCCGAGTGCCGCGAGCGATTCCCTCGCGAGCCTTCTCACTTCGTTGGAGCGCGACAGGTCGGCTGCCACCGCGACCGCGGATGGTCCGAGCTCGCGCGCCACCCGGGAGCAGTCCTCGGCGCTCCGCGAGTTGACGACCACGCGGGCGCCCTCGCGAACGTAGGCGCGCGCGATGCCGAGCCCGATGCCCTTGGTCGAGCCCGTGACGATGGCGGTCTTGCCCGAAAGCCTGCCGTCCGTCACCGCTTGACGTCCTTGAGGAAGCCCAGGACGGCGCGGTTGAAGGCCTCCCAGTATTCGATCGTGAAGCCGTGGCCGCCGGGGATGAGCTTGAGCTGGGCCTTGGGGATCAGGGAGGCCAGCGCGCGGGAAAAGGCCGGCACCGTCAGGTTGTCGTCGCGCCCGACGAGGACGAGCGTGGGCACGCGGAGCTTCTTGATCTCCCGGAGGCGCGTCCCGTTCCAGTCGAGGATTCCCTGCCCCTGGCGCTGTACGGCCTCGGGCTTGGTCGGGAAGGGGTAGGAGAGCACGCGCTTCACCGTCTCGTCCACCTGGCCACGGTCGGCGAGGAACCCCGGCGTGTAGAGCCAGGGCATGAACAGGTGACGAAAGCGCGCGTCTGGGTCGACCCGCCCCCAGAGCGCCATCCAACCTCGGATCGTGTGAAGGAAGCGCCCGTCACCCTGCGCCCACGTGCCGCAGAGCGAGAGGCTGCGCACGCGCTTCGGGTGCCGGATGGCCAGCTCCTGCGCGATGGTGCCGCCCATGGAGTGGCCAACCACGTGCGCCCGCTGGATGTCCAGGTGCTCGAGCACGGCGGCCGCGTCGTCGGCCATCTGCGACGTGGGGTACGATGCGGCGTCCGGCATGTCAGTTTCCCCAACACCGCGGTTGTCGAAGGTGATGACGCGGTAGTGGGGCGAGAAACCCTTGACCTGGAAGAGCCAGTTGGCCGACGGGGCCGAACACCCGTTGATCAGCAGGACGGGGTCGCCCTCTCCGTGGGTGTCGTAGTGGAAACGGATGCCGTTGAGCGTGGCGTAGGGCATGGTAGCGGCCTTTCCGGCGCTAGCCGGGGCTAGGTAACGACGGTGACCTTGATGGCTTCGGGCGAGCGGTGGGCGGCAAAGGCCTCCGCGAGCCGCGCCAGCGGGAAGCGGTGGGTGACGAGCCTGTCCACCGTCACCGTGCCCGTGGAGAGGAGCCGGATGGCCTCGGGAAACTCCTGCTGGTAGATCATGGAACCGATGATGCGCAGCTCGCGCCGGACGACCCCGAAGAAATTCACCGTCGAGGCCTCGTGCGGGAGCCCGGTCAGCACCACCCGCCCGCCCGGGTGCGTCAGCTCGAGCGCCTGCTCGACCGCCACGCCCGTCCCGGCCGTCTCGATCACGAGGTCTACGCCCTCGCGCCCCGAGAAGGCGCGCGCCGCCTCGGTGGCGCCGCCTCCCCCGCTCGTGGTGAAATCGTCGGCGCCCAGCGCCCTGGCCAGATGCTGGCGGTACTCCGTGCGCCCGACCGCGAGCACGCGGAGCCCCTTCGCCTTGAGAACCTGGATGGCGAGGAGTCCCAGCGCGCCCACGCCGAGCACCGCGGCGGACTCGCCCCGCTTGACTTCACCGCGCGCGACGGCGCGCACGACGACGGCCAGGGGCTCCGCCAGCATCAGCTGGTCGTCGCTGACCTCGGCCGGTGCCGGCCAGCAGCACCGCGCCGGCAGGCAGGCCTGCTCGGCGAAGCCCCCGTTGACGTCGATGCCGATGGCGGTGCGCGAGAGGCAGAGGTTGCGATTGCCTTCGCGGCAGAGCGCGCACACGCCGCAGGAGTAGTTGGGCTCGACCGCGACCTTCTGGCCGGGCTGGAGCGTGTGGACTTCGGAACCGACCGCGACCACCTCGCCGATGAACTCGTGCCCCATGACGAGCGGGTACTGCACGGCGCGGTCACCGTTCCAGATGCGGTAGTCGGTGCCGCAGAGACCCGAGGCGAAGACCTGGACCACGGCCTCGGCGGCACCCGGCGTGAGGAGGGCCCGCTTCTCCATCCGGATGTCACGGGGCCCGTGGAGCACGGCAGCGTGCATGGCGCCCATCCTACCGACTGTCCTCCTTCACGGCAAGGCGCAGCAGCGCTCAGGCCGCGCTGTGGCCGCCATCAAGAAACACCGTCTGACCGGTCATGTAGTCGGAGCCCGGCGAGGCCAGGTAGACGACGAGCGGACCGATCTCCTCGAGCCGTCCCGTGCGGCGCGCGGGCACGTCCCGCAGCAGGCGCTCGCGCACCTTCGGATCATCGAAAGCCTGGCTGTTCATGTCGGTGACGAACCAGCCGGGCGCCATGGCGTTGACCTGGATGTTGTAGCGCGCCCACTCGACAGCGAGCGCACGGGTCAGCGCGATCACGCCGCCCTTGGAAGCCGAGTAGGCGGCGTAGCCGGCCAGCCCCGAGGCTCCCAGGACCGAGGCGAGATTGATGATCTTCCCCGACTTCTGCGCGATGAGCCGGCCCGCGGCCGCGCGGCAGCCGTTGAAGACGCCGACGAGGTTGACCTCGACGGTCCGGCGGAAGTCCTCGGGCGGCATCTCGGCCGCGGGGATGACCGCGGCGATGCCGGAATTGTTGACCACGATGTCGAGGCGGCCGAGGGTTTGGGCGGTGCGCTCGACGAGGGCCTCGACCTGGGAATACACCGTCACGTCGGTCGGCACGACGAGAGCGCGCCGCCCGAGCTTCTCGATCGCCCGCGCGGTCTCCTCGAGCTCCGCGACCGACCGGGAGGCGAGCGC
This region includes:
- a CDS encoding adenylate/guanylate cyclase domain-containing protein, which gives rise to MRDRHDSAGARRPRTHYTKAGGVNIAYQVLGDAPRDLVVVPGWIAHLEAAWDVPAHAEFYERLASFSRLILFDRRGTGLSDRVPADQLPTLEERMDDVRAVMDAAQSRRAALLGISEGGPMSALFAATYPERTAALIMYGSFAQLDLEDSLVKRCAGSPEEFETLLEERWGEGYPPFEVSAPSVASVPAARESFYRRMREGASPSAAVAIWRMVRQTDARHVLPTIHVPTLILHRAGDLVVGVSHGRYLAAHVPGAKYVELPGSDHVIYLGDSSTLVGEIEEFLTGERHEPDSDRVLATVLFTDLVGSTAHAVKLGDRAWRELLDRHHALVRAEFARFRGREVDTAGDGVFGIFDGPGRAIRCALSIRDAVRSLGIDIRAGLHTGECELMGAKVAGIAVHIGARVMAEAGPSEVLVSRMTRDLVAGSPFVFEDRGTRALKGVPGTWPLFAVVG
- a CDS encoding GYD domain-containing protein produces the protein MQQYLYQVAYTPESLAAQIKNPQDRLELVGKQLADAVGAKILGGGYSFGEYDVSIIVEAADDVTMAAVAIAIAAGGAVKAAKTTPLLSGPQWVAALKKAPAVSGQYRPAR
- a CDS encoding SDR family oxidoreductase codes for the protein MTDGRLSGKTAIVTGSTKGIGLGIARAYVREGARVVVNSRSAEDCSRVARELGPSAVAVAADLSRSNEVRRLARESLAALGGTVDILVNNAGQPRVAPSESLAESDYRYTLDLNLNGCFVLTQEIVQGMLAAGSGNVIHVSSMNGTVPFPQRLAYCVSKAGLNMMTKVMAIEWAARGVRVNAIAPGYVQTEFITMLTAKGIVDADKLARRTPMGRIGTPEEIGEVAVFLASSAASFITGEILTVDGGWSSYGYL
- a CDS encoding alpha/beta hydrolase, coding for MPYATLNGIRFHYDTHGEGDPVLLINGCSAPSANWLFQVKGFSPHYRVITFDNRGVGETDMPDAASYPTSQMADDAAAVLEHLDIQRAHVVGHSMGGTIAQELAIRHPKRVRSLSLCGTWAQGDGRFLHTIRGWMALWGRVDPDARFRHLFMPWLYTPGFLADRGQVDETVKRVLSYPFPTKPEAVQRQGQGILDWNGTRLREIKKLRVPTLVLVGRDDNLTVPAFSRALASLIPKAQLKLIPGGHGFTIEYWEAFNRAVLGFLKDVKR
- a CDS encoding alcohol dehydrogenase catalytic domain-containing protein, yielding MHAAVLHGPRDIRMEKRALLTPGAAEAVVQVFASGLCGTDYRIWNGDRAVQYPLVMGHEFIGEVVAVGSEVHTLQPGQKVAVEPNYSCGVCALCREGNRNLCLSRTAIGIDVNGGFAEQACLPARCCWPAPAEVSDDQLMLAEPLAVVVRAVARGEVKRGESAAVLGVGALGLLAIQVLKAKGLRVLAVGRTEYRQHLARALGADDFTTSGGGGATEAARAFSGREGVDLVIETAGTGVAVEQALELTHPGGRVVLTGLPHEASTVNFFGVVRRELRIIGSMIYQQEFPEAIRLLSTGTVTVDRLVTHRFPLARLAEAFAAHRSPEAIKVTVVT
- a CDS encoding SDR family NAD(P)-dependent oxidoreductase is translated as MSAALDALRLDGRAAIVTGASRGLGRAMALALAGAGADVALASRSVAELEETARAIEKLGRRALVVPTDVTVYSQVEALVERTAQTLGRLDIVVNNSGIAAVIPAAEMPPEDFRRTVEVNLVGVFNGCRAAAGRLIAQKSGKIINLASVLGASGLAGYAAYSASKGGVIALTRALAVEWARYNIQVNAMAPGWFVTDMNSQAFDDPKVRERLLRDVPARRTGRLEEIGPLVVYLASPGSDYMTGQTVFLDGGHSAA